The following coding sequences are from one Streptomyces venezuelae window:
- a CDS encoding DUF5995 family protein, with protein sequence MAQVERFAEFRAPARGADDVDGVLARMRALGADWPPRDGVAVFNRVYLTVTEEVARRLGGGAFPDVHAATTLAVRFAERYLTAVDAAAEGRRPPACWRPLFQYRRHPGVHPLQFALAGINAHIGHDLARAVVDSCRVLGCEPADLEDEFDRVGDSLVSLEERIREELMPGPDFLQVGDPLTHLAGSWSLERARDGAWASGRALWALRELPCVAEEFGERLDGAVGLVGRILLTPLPD encoded by the coding sequence ATGGCGCAGGTGGAGCGTTTCGCAGAGTTCAGGGCTCCGGCCCGCGGGGCCGACGACGTCGACGGCGTGCTGGCGCGGATGCGGGCGCTCGGCGCGGACTGGCCGCCGCGTGATGGGGTCGCCGTCTTCAACCGCGTCTACCTCACGGTGACCGAGGAGGTCGCCCGGCGCCTCGGCGGCGGCGCCTTCCCCGACGTACACGCGGCGACGACCCTGGCCGTCCGCTTCGCCGAGCGGTACCTCACGGCTGTCGACGCGGCGGCCGAGGGGCGCCGGCCGCCCGCCTGTTGGCGCCCGCTGTTCCAGTACCGGCGCCATCCCGGCGTCCATCCGCTGCAGTTCGCACTCGCGGGCATCAACGCGCACATCGGGCACGACCTCGCGCGTGCCGTCGTGGACAGCTGCCGCGTGCTGGGGTGCGAACCGGCCGATCTGGAGGACGAGTTCGACCGTGTGGGCGACTCGCTCGTCTCCCTGGAGGAACGCATCCGCGAGGAACTGATGCCCGGCCCCGACTTCCTCCAGGTCGGTGACCCGCTGACGCACCTCGCCGGTTCCTGGAGCCTGGAGCGGGCCAGGGACGGCGCCTGGGCGTCGGGGCGGGCCCTGTGGGCGCTGCGCGAACTCCCGTGCGTGGCGGAGGAGTTCGGGGAGCGGCTCGACGGGGCGGTGGGTCTGGTGGGCCGAATCCTGCTGACGCCCCTGCCGGACTGA
- a CDS encoding MFS transporter — MSEVGYDKQRLKRARLAVAAVFCVHGAVAGSFATRVPWIQDHAGVSAGMLGLALAFPAIGASVAMPLASRISHRFGARNALRGLLVMWTLALILPALAPNLLTLCLALFVYGATSGMSDVTMNAIGVETEARMRKSIMSGLHGMWSVGALIGSAAGTVAAHLGSDARLHHLLASAALTALGLVACQGVLDLQPEPEEEAPPRFSLPPRSALLIGAVGFCAVFAEGASLDWSAVYLRDVLDTSAGVAAASTTGFTLTMAVARLAGDAVVDRFGAVRTVRAGGVLAAVGGLLVVLATHPVMAMGGFALLGLGIAVVVPLAFAAAGHSGPNPSQAIAGVATITYTSSLIAPSAIGALAEATSLVTSFGLVTLLACGLTVFAGVLRTGGRKAAQAAPADTAAHGPRS, encoded by the coding sequence ATGAGTGAAGTGGGCTACGACAAACAGCGGTTGAAGCGGGCGCGGCTCGCCGTCGCGGCCGTCTTCTGCGTGCACGGCGCGGTCGCCGGGTCTTTTGCCACGCGGGTGCCCTGGATCCAGGACCACGCAGGCGTCAGCGCGGGCATGCTCGGCCTCGCCCTGGCCTTCCCCGCGATCGGCGCGTCCGTCGCGATGCCGCTCGCGAGCCGCATCAGCCACCGCTTCGGGGCCCGCAACGCCCTGCGCGGCCTGCTCGTCATGTGGACGCTCGCGCTGATCCTGCCGGCGCTCGCGCCGAACCTGCTCACGCTCTGCCTGGCGCTCTTCGTGTACGGCGCGACCTCCGGCATGTCCGACGTGACGATGAACGCGATCGGCGTCGAGACCGAGGCCCGCATGCGGAAGTCGATCATGTCGGGCCTGCACGGCATGTGGAGCGTCGGCGCCCTGATCGGCTCCGCGGCGGGCACGGTCGCCGCCCACCTCGGCTCGGACGCCCGCCTCCACCACCTGCTGGCCTCCGCCGCACTGACCGCGCTCGGCCTCGTCGCCTGCCAGGGCGTCCTCGACCTGCAACCCGAGCCGGAGGAGGAAGCGCCTCCCCGGTTCTCGCTGCCGCCGAGGTCGGCGCTGCTCATCGGCGCCGTCGGCTTCTGCGCGGTCTTCGCGGAGGGCGCGAGCCTCGACTGGTCGGCCGTCTACCTGCGCGACGTCCTGGACACGTCGGCCGGTGTCGCCGCCGCCTCCACCACCGGCTTCACGCTCACCATGGCCGTCGCGCGGCTCGCGGGCGACGCGGTGGTCGACCGGTTCGGGGCGGTGCGCACGGTGCGGGCCGGCGGTGTCCTCGCGGCGGTCGGCGGGCTGCTCGTCGTCCTCGCCACGCATCCCGTGATGGCCATGGGCGGGTTCGCCCTGCTGGGCCTCGGCATCGCGGTCGTGGTGCCGCTCGCCTTCGCCGCGGCCGGGCACAGCGGCCCCAACCCCAGCCAGGCCATCGCGGGTGTCGCCACCATCACGTACACATCGAGCCTCATCGCCCCCTCCGCGATCGGCGCGCTCGCCGAGGCCACGAGCCTCGTGACCTCCTTCGGCCTGGTGACGCTGCTCGCCTGCGGCCTCACGGTCTTCGCTGGCGTCCTGCGCACGGGCGGCCGCAAGGCCGCTCAGGCGGCGCCGGCGGACACGGCAGCCCATGGACCGAGGTCCTGA
- a CDS encoding LLM class F420-dependent oxidoreductase has translation MATPLGLSLPQGSQYAIGRDVPAVARAAEDMGYESLWVYERILYPEPATQGLYGIPGRPWPDAYRSVADPLITLTLAAAATERARLGTSVLVAPLHVPFQLARSLASLDAASGGRVVAGFGTGWSRDEYAAASVAPYERRGRTLDELLDVCRAVWGPDPVAYEGELTTIAPSVVRPKPARPIPILLPANSPRALRRLVDRADGWMPVATGPEALAEQAQALKDMAAERGRTRPVRTVLRANTRYTPKAYEGDRRAPFQGNVAQIVEDLGAHAATGAVDEILIELAGSTRDAGELRDVAAEVYGAARAAGV, from the coding sequence ATGGCGACCCCACTGGGACTGAGCCTTCCGCAGGGCAGTCAGTACGCCATCGGACGCGACGTCCCCGCGGTGGCGCGGGCCGCCGAGGACATGGGCTACGAGAGCCTGTGGGTCTACGAGCGCATCCTCTACCCCGAGCCCGCCACGCAGGGCCTGTACGGAATCCCGGGCCGCCCCTGGCCCGACGCGTACCGCTCGGTCGCCGACCCGCTGATCACTCTGACGCTCGCCGCTGCGGCCACGGAACGGGCCCGCCTCGGCACCAGCGTGCTGGTCGCCCCGCTCCACGTCCCCTTCCAACTCGCCCGTTCCCTGGCGTCGCTGGACGCGGCGAGCGGCGGCCGGGTCGTCGCGGGCTTCGGCACGGGCTGGTCGCGCGACGAGTACGCGGCCGCCTCCGTCGCGCCCTATGAGCGGCGCGGCAGGACCCTGGACGAGCTGCTGGACGTCTGCCGCGCGGTGTGGGGCCCCGACCCGGTGGCGTACGAGGGTGAGCTGACCACCATCGCACCGTCCGTCGTGCGTCCCAAGCCCGCCCGGCCGATCCCCATCCTGCTGCCCGCCAACAGCCCCCGCGCCCTGCGCAGGCTCGTCGACCGCGCGGACGGCTGGATGCCGGTGGCCACCGGCCCCGAAGCCCTCGCCGAGCAGGCCCAGGCCCTGAAGGACATGGCCGCCGAGCGGGGACGCACCCGCCCGGTCCGGACCGTCCTGCGGGCCAACACGCGGTACACGCCCAAGGCGTACGAGGGCGACCGCCGTGCCCCCTTCCAGGGCAACGTCGCCCAGATCGTCGAGGACCTCGGAGCACATGCCGCCACGGGCGCGGTGGACGAGATCCTCATCGAACTCGCGGGCAGCACGAGGGACGCCGGGGAACTGAGGGACGTGGCGGCGGAGGTGTACGGGGCGGCGAGGGCCGCCGGGGTCTGA
- a CDS encoding uracil-xanthine permease family protein, whose product MDLGVRWKLHGDGRTPAPGAVVRPDERLSWPRTFGLGAQHVVAMFGASFVAPVLMGLDPNLAIMMSGVATVIFLLATRGRVPSYLGCSLSFVGVAAVIRAQGGSSATVTGAVFVVGAALFLVGLAVQKFGARIIHAAMPPIVTGAVVMLIGFNLAPVTASTYWPQDQWTALLVMLFTGLAVVCLRGFWSRIAIFLGLIFGYGISWVFDQVFGKIHSADASGKVVDHWRLDLSAVGDADWIGLPSFHAPSFEWSAILVALPVVIALIAENAGHVKAVGEMTGDNLDDKLGTAISADGAASMLSTAVGGPPNTTYSENIGVMAATRVYSTAAYWAAACFALLFGLCPKFGAVVAAIPGGVLGGITVILYGMIGLLGAQIWINAKVDLRNPLNLVPAAAGIIIGVGGVSLKFTDTFQLSGIALGTIVVITGYHVLRAFAPAHLKSQEPLLDSGTSTYDEENRERG is encoded by the coding sequence ATGGATCTCGGCGTGCGCTGGAAGCTGCACGGCGACGGGCGCACCCCCGCGCCCGGAGCCGTCGTCCGTCCCGACGAGCGGCTCTCCTGGCCGCGCACCTTCGGGCTCGGCGCCCAGCACGTGGTCGCGATGTTCGGCGCGTCGTTCGTGGCCCCCGTGCTCATGGGCCTCGACCCGAACCTCGCGATCATGATGTCGGGCGTCGCCACCGTCATCTTCCTGCTCGCCACGCGCGGCCGGGTCCCCAGCTACCTGGGCTGTTCGCTCTCCTTCGTGGGTGTCGCCGCGGTCATCCGGGCGCAGGGCGGCTCCAGCGCGACGGTGACCGGCGCGGTCTTCGTCGTCGGCGCCGCGCTGTTCCTGGTGGGCCTCGCCGTGCAGAAGTTCGGGGCGCGGATCATCCATGCCGCGATGCCGCCGATCGTGACCGGCGCGGTCGTCATGCTGATCGGCTTCAACCTGGCGCCGGTCACGGCGTCGACGTACTGGCCGCAGGACCAGTGGACGGCGCTCCTGGTGATGCTCTTCACCGGCCTCGCCGTGGTGTGCCTGCGCGGCTTCTGGTCGCGCATCGCGATCTTCCTCGGCCTGATCTTCGGGTACGGCATCTCCTGGGTCTTCGACCAGGTCTTCGGCAAGATCCACTCGGCGGACGCCTCGGGCAAGGTCGTCGACCACTGGCGTCTGGACCTGTCCGCCGTGGGCGACGCCGACTGGATCGGCCTGCCCTCCTTCCACGCGCCGAGCTTCGAATGGTCGGCGATCCTCGTGGCGCTGCCCGTCGTCATCGCGCTGATCGCCGAGAACGCGGGCCACGTGAAGGCCGTCGGCGAGATGACCGGGGACAACCTCGACGACAAGCTCGGCACGGCGATCTCCGCCGACGGCGCCGCCTCCATGCTCTCCACCGCGGTCGGCGGCCCGCCCAACACCACGTACTCCGAGAACATCGGCGTGATGGCCGCGACCCGCGTCTACTCCACGGCCGCGTACTGGGCGGCGGCCTGCTTCGCCCTGCTCTTCGGGCTCTGCCCCAAGTTCGGCGCGGTCGTGGCCGCGATCCCCGGCGGCGTGCTCGGCGGCATCACCGTCATCCTGTACGGCATGATCGGCCTGCTCGGCGCGCAGATCTGGATCAACGCCAAGGTCGACCTGCGCAATCCGCTGAACCTGGTGCCGGCCGCCGCGGGCATCATCATCGGCGTCGGCGGCGTCTCCCTGAAGTTCACCGACACCTTCCAGCTGAGCGGCATCGCGCTCGGCACGATCGTCGTCATCACGGGCTACCACGTGCTGCGCGCCTTCGCCCCCGCCCACCTCAAGTCCCAGGAACCGCTCCTGGATTCGGGCACGTCGACGTACGACGAGGAGAACCGCGAGCGCGGCTGA
- a CDS encoding Lrp/AsnC family transcriptional regulator, translated as MRLNDLDERIVHALAEDARRSYADIGQLVGLSAPAVKRRVDRLRATGAITGFTVRVDPAALGWETEGFIEIYCRRNTSPEAIQRGLERYPEIASASTVTGDADAIVQVFAADMRHFERVLERIAGEPFVERTKSVLVLSPLMRRFSSGSPA; from the coding sequence GTGCGACTGAACGATCTCGACGAACGCATCGTGCACGCCCTCGCCGAGGACGCCCGCCGCTCCTACGCCGACATCGGCCAGCTGGTCGGACTCTCCGCGCCCGCCGTGAAGCGGCGCGTGGACCGGCTGCGGGCCACCGGAGCCATCACCGGCTTCACGGTCCGCGTGGACCCGGCGGCCCTCGGCTGGGAGACCGAGGGGTTCATCGAGATCTACTGTCGCCGCAACACCTCACCGGAGGCGATCCAGCGGGGCCTGGAGCGCTACCCGGAAATCGCGTCCGCGTCCACCGTCACCGGTGACGCGGACGCGATCGTCCAGGTCTTCGCCGCGGACATGCGGCACTTCGAGCGGGTCCTGGAGCGCATCGCGGGGGAGCCGTTCGTGGAGCGGACGAAGTCCGTGCTCGTGCTCTCGCCCCTGATGCGCCGCTTCTCCTCGGGCTCGCCCGCCTAG
- a CDS encoding flavin monoamine oxidase family protein, whose translation MTSTVPTAIQHTDAQPPITMFGPDFPYAYDDFLAHPAGLGQIPATEHGTEVAVIGGGLSGIIAAYELMKMGLKPVVYEADQIGGRLRTVGFEGCDGDLTAEMGAMRFPPSSTALQHYIDLVGLKTSPFPNPLAESTPSTVVDLKGESHYAETVEDLPQVYRDVAKAWADCLEEGADFSDMNRALRERDVPKIREIWSKLVEKLDNQTFYGFLCDSEAFKSFRHREIFGQVGFGTGGWDTDFPNSILEILRVVYTEADDHHRGIVGGSQQLPLRLWDRQPQKIVHWEPGTSLSSLHEGGAPKPAVTRLNRTAGNRVTVTDASGDIRTYQAAIFTAQSWMLLSKIECDDSLFPIDHWTAMERTHYMESSKLFVPVDRPFWLDKDEETGRDVMSMTLTDRMTRGTYLLDDGPDKPAVICLSYTWCDDSLKWLPLSANERMEVMLKSLGEVYPKVDIRKHIIGNPVTVSWENEPYFMGAFKANLPGHYRYQRRLFTHFMQDSLPEDKRGIFLAGDDISWTAGWAEGAVQTALNAVWGVMHHFGGATDATNPGPGDVYDSIAPVELPED comes from the coding sequence ATGACGTCCACTGTGCCCACGGCCATCCAGCACACCGACGCCCAGCCGCCGATCACCATGTTCGGTCCGGACTTCCCGTACGCCTACGACGACTTCCTCGCCCACCCCGCGGGCCTGGGCCAGATACCCGCGACCGAGCACGGCACCGAGGTCGCCGTCATCGGCGGCGGTCTCTCCGGCATCATCGCCGCGTACGAGCTGATGAAGATGGGCCTCAAGCCCGTCGTCTACGAGGCCGACCAGATCGGCGGACGGCTGCGCACCGTCGGCTTCGAGGGCTGCGACGGCGACCTGACCGCCGAGATGGGCGCGATGCGCTTCCCGCCGTCGTCGACGGCGCTGCAGCACTACATCGACCTGGTGGGCCTCAAGACCAGCCCGTTCCCCAACCCGCTCGCCGAGTCGACCCCCTCCACCGTCGTGGACCTCAAGGGCGAGTCGCACTACGCCGAAACCGTCGAGGACCTGCCGCAGGTCTACCGCGACGTCGCGAAGGCGTGGGCCGACTGCCTCGAAGAGGGCGCGGACTTCTCCGACATGAACCGCGCCCTGCGCGAGCGCGACGTGCCGAAGATCCGCGAGATCTGGTCGAAGCTCGTCGAGAAGCTCGACAACCAGACGTTCTACGGCTTCCTCTGCGACTCCGAGGCGTTCAAGTCCTTCCGGCACCGCGAGATCTTCGGCCAGGTCGGCTTCGGCACCGGCGGCTGGGACACCGACTTCCCGAACTCCATCCTGGAGATCCTGCGCGTCGTCTACACCGAGGCCGACGACCACCACCGCGGCATCGTCGGCGGCAGCCAGCAGCTGCCGCTGCGCCTGTGGGACCGCCAGCCGCAGAAGATCGTGCACTGGGAGCCGGGCACGTCCCTGTCCTCGCTGCACGAGGGCGGGGCGCCGAAGCCCGCCGTGACCCGCCTCAACCGCACCGCCGGGAACCGCGTGACGGTCACCGACGCGTCCGGCGACATCCGCACCTACCAGGCCGCGATCTTCACCGCCCAGTCGTGGATGCTGCTCTCGAAGATCGAGTGCGACGACTCGCTCTTCCCCATCGACCACTGGACGGCGATGGAGCGGACTCACTACATGGAGTCGTCGAAGCTGTTCGTCCCGGTGGACCGGCCGTTCTGGCTGGACAAGGACGAGGAGACCGGCCGTGACGTGATGTCGATGACGCTCACCGACCGCATGACGCGCGGTACCTACCTGCTCGACGACGGGCCGGACAAGCCCGCCGTCATCTGCCTCTCCTACACCTGGTGCGACGACAGCCTGAAATGGCTCCCGCTGTCGGCGAACGAGCGCATGGAGGTCATGCTCAAGTCGCTCGGCGAGGTCTACCCGAAGGTCGACATCCGCAAGCACATCATCGGCAACCCGGTGACCGTGTCCTGGGAGAACGAGCCCTACTTCATGGGCGCGTTCAAGGCGAACCTGCCGGGTCACTACCGCTACCAGCGGCGCCTGTTCACCCACTTCATGCAGGACTCGTTGCCCGAGGACAAGCGGGGGATCTTCCTCGCGGGCGACGACATCTCCTGGACGGCGGGATGGGCCGAGGGGGCGGTGCAGACCGCTCTGAACGCGGTGTGGGGCGTCATGCACCACTTCGGCGGTGCCACGGACGCGACCAACCCCGGGCCGGGGGATGTGTACGACTCGATTGCTCCGGTCGAGCTGCCCGAGGACTGA
- a CDS encoding Cmx/CmrA family chloramphenicol efflux MFS transporter, whose amino-acid sequence MPFALYLLGLAVFAQGTSEFMLSGLIPDISRDLSVTVPAAGHLTSAFAVGMIVGAPLMALLSRRFARRSALLVFLVAFLLVHVVGALTTSFAVLLVTRVVGALANAGFLAVALVTATDMVEPDAKGRATSALLGGVTVACVAGVPAGALLGEAWGWRSAFWAVALLSLPAVLAIARAVPAGAPDLGSPRALGELRALRGPRLLVTLLLGALVNGSTFCTFTYLSPVVTRVSGLGSGWVPAMLALFGVGSFVGVTAAGRLADVRPMPVLVFGSLALLTGWALFAVTASRPVAVVVLVLVQGALSFGVGSTLIARALYAAAEEAPHLAGGFATAAFNVGGALGPWLGGLAISAGLGYRSPLWLSAALVAVALAVGGTALGLAGRRRSPTEVTEARARS is encoded by the coding sequence GTGCCCTTTGCCCTGTATCTCCTCGGGCTCGCCGTTTTCGCGCAAGGAACCTCGGAGTTCATGCTGTCGGGGCTGATCCCCGACATCTCGCGCGACCTGTCCGTCACCGTTCCGGCCGCGGGCCATCTGACCTCGGCGTTCGCCGTGGGAATGATCGTCGGCGCACCGCTGATGGCCCTTCTGAGCCGCCGCTTCGCCCGCCGGAGCGCGCTCCTGGTCTTCCTCGTCGCCTTCCTGCTCGTCCACGTCGTCGGCGCGCTCACCACGAGCTTCGCCGTGCTGCTCGTGACCCGCGTCGTCGGCGCCCTCGCCAACGCCGGGTTCCTCGCCGTCGCGCTGGTCACCGCCACGGACATGGTCGAGCCCGACGCCAAGGGGCGCGCCACGTCCGCGCTGCTCGGCGGCGTCACCGTCGCCTGTGTCGCGGGCGTGCCCGCGGGCGCGCTGCTCGGCGAGGCCTGGGGCTGGCGCTCCGCGTTCTGGGCGGTGGCCCTGCTCTCGCTGCCCGCCGTGCTCGCCATCGCGCGAGCCGTGCCGGCCGGGGCGCCCGACCTCGGTTCCCCGCGCGCGCTCGGGGAGCTGCGGGCGCTGCGCGGCCCGCGGCTCCTCGTGACGCTGCTGCTCGGCGCGCTGGTCAACGGCTCGACGTTCTGCACGTTCACCTACCTCTCCCCCGTCGTCACGCGCGTCTCCGGTCTCGGCTCGGGCTGGGTGCCCGCGATGCTCGCCCTGTTCGGCGTCGGCTCGTTCGTGGGCGTCACCGCGGCCGGGCGCCTCGCCGACGTACGGCCCATGCCGGTCCTGGTGTTCGGCTCGCTCGCGCTGCTCACCGGGTGGGCCCTGTTCGCGGTGACGGCGTCGCGTCCGGTGGCGGTGGTCGTCCTGGTCCTCGTCCAGGGGGCCCTGTCGTTCGGCGTCGGTTCCACGCTGATCGCGCGGGCCCTGTACGCGGCGGCGGAGGAGGCCCCCCACCTGGCGGGCGGGTTCGCGACGGCCGCGTTCAACGTGGGCGGCGCCCTCGGCCCGTGGCTCGGCGGCCTCGCGATCTCCGCGGGGCTGGGATACCGCTCGCCGCTCTGGCTCAGCGCGGCGCTGGTGGCGGTGGCGCTGGCCGTCGGAGGTACGGCGCTCGGGCTCGCCGGAAGGCGCCGCTCGCCGACGGAGGTCACCGAGGCCCGCGCCCGCTCGTAG
- a CDS encoding carbon-nitrogen hydrolase family protein, with amino-acid sequence MPALRTALLQSSGRPGSVDANLAALDEAAGRAAAADAGLLIAPELYLTGYAIGDEIARLAEPVDGESAKAVAEIAARHRVGVAYGYPEREGDLVFNSVQLIGPDGARLANYRKTHLFGGFERDSFTPGEQAVVQAELGGVRVGLMICYDVEFPENVRAHALAGTDLLVVPTAQMHPFQFVAESLVPVRAFENQLYVAYVNRVGPEGEFEFVGLSTLVGPDGVSRARAGRGEELVLGDVDPEFLSASRENNPYLRDRRPGLYASLVRA; translated from the coding sequence ATGCCTGCGCTGCGCACCGCCCTGCTCCAGAGCTCCGGGCGGCCCGGATCCGTCGACGCCAACCTCGCGGCGCTCGACGAGGCCGCCGGACGCGCCGCCGCGGCGGACGCCGGGCTGCTCATCGCGCCCGAGCTGTACCTCACGGGATACGCGATCGGGGACGAGATCGCCCGGCTCGCCGAGCCCGTCGACGGGGAGTCCGCGAAGGCCGTCGCGGAGATCGCGGCCCGCCACCGGGTCGGCGTCGCCTACGGCTACCCGGAGCGCGAGGGCGACCTCGTCTTCAACTCCGTCCAGCTGATCGGCCCGGACGGGGCCCGCCTCGCGAACTACCGCAAGACCCACCTCTTCGGCGGCTTCGAGCGCGACTCCTTCACCCCGGGCGAGCAGGCCGTCGTCCAGGCCGAGCTCGGCGGCGTCCGGGTCGGCCTGATGATCTGCTACGACGTGGAGTTCCCGGAGAACGTCCGCGCGCACGCCCTCGCGGGCACCGACCTGCTGGTCGTGCCGACCGCGCAGATGCACCCGTTCCAGTTCGTCGCCGAGTCCCTCGTGCCGGTGCGCGCCTTCGAGAACCAGCTGTACGTCGCCTACGTCAACCGGGTCGGCCCCGAGGGCGAGTTCGAGTTCGTCGGGCTCTCCACGCTGGTCGGACCCGACGGCGTGTCGCGTGCCCGCGCGGGCCGCGGCGAGGAACTCGTCCTCGGCGACGTCGACCCGGAGTTCCTGAGCGCCTCCCGCGAGAACAACCCGTACCTGCGCGACCGCCGCCCCGGCCTGTACGCGTCCCTCGTCCGAGCCTGA